DNA from Agathobaculum sp. NTUH-O15-33:
TCCACTGCCCGTCGCGCATGATGGTGACCTCGTCCGAAATGCGGAGGATTTCCTCCATTTTATGAGAAATGTAAATGATTCCGCAGCCCTGATCGCGCAGCATATTGATGATGCGGAACAGGTGCTCGACCTCTACCTCGGTTAGCGAGGAAGTCGGCTCGTCAAACACGATGATCTTGGCGTCGTACGAGACCGCCTTGGCGATCTCCACCATCTGGCGCTGGGAAACCGGCATTTTGCTCATCACCGTGTGCGGATTGACCTTAACGCCCAGCTTTTCAAACAGGGCGACAGAGTCCTTATACATCTTCTTTTCATCGATACAGTTGCCAAATTTGAGCGGGATACGGCCCAGCCACATGTTTTCCATGACCGTGCGCTTAAGCGCCTGATTCAGTTCCTGATGCACCATGGCAACGCCGTTTTCCAGCGCTTCCTTGGAGGTTTTGAAGTTGACCTCTTTCCCCTCCAGCTCGATGGTGCCGCTATTCTTTTCATAAATGCCGAACAGGCATTTCATCAGTGTGGATTTTCCCGCGCCGTTCTCGCCCATCAGCGCGTGCACGGTGCCGCGCTTCACGGTGAGCGATACGCCGTCCAGCGCTTTGACGCCGGGAAATTGCTTGCAGATTTTCGTCATCTGCAGCAAAACGTCGTTAGCCATACTTTTGCTCCTCCCCTATTTTCGGATAAAAACGGCCGCCGCCGCGTGCGCGGTAGCGGCCGTTTTTGTCATTGCTTCAAATGCGTCCGGGTGGAAGACGGCTTACTCGCCCAGATAAATCTGGTAGGGGATACGGATCTTGTTAACGCCTTCGTCGACCGTGTACTTGTCGGCGATGCCGTCCATCAGGTCCTTGCCGGCGGCCACGTTGGCTACCAGATCAGAGATGCACTGCGCCATGCCGTCCGCGTCCTGCTTGATGGTACCAGCCATCTTGCCGTCCGCGATCAGGGCCTTGGCGGCGTCCGTCGCGTCAACGCCGAATACCGGAATGGTCTTGGCGGCGTCGCCGTTGTTGTAGCCCGCGGTATTCAGCGCGGTTACCGCGCCTTCCGCCATGCCGTCGTTGTTGCAGATAACGAGTTCGACCATGTTGTTGTTCTGATCGTTGTACTCGGAAAGGATCGTGGTCATGTATTCCTGCGAAGCAGCGGAGGACCAAGAACCGTTCTTGTCAACCAAATACTTATCGGAGTTGTTCGCGTCATAGAATTCGAGTTCGGGCTTGCCGGCCTCGACCAGTTTCTTATTCGCGTCCTCAACGCCGTACTGGGTGCGGGCTTCCGCTTCCGCGTTGCCCTGCTCGCCCTTGAACATGACGTAGGAAATCTTGCCGTCGCCGTTCAGGTCGTACTTTTCATAATCAGCCAGCAGATAATCGCCGATCATTTCGCCCTGCATGTGGCCAGCTTCCGGTGCGTTGGTGCCGACAAAAGCGGACTTGTCATAGCTCTTGATCACATCGTCCGAAACCTCGCGGTTGAAGAACAGGAGCGGCAGATCGCCGGCCTTGGCCTTGTCTACGATACCGGTGGCGGCGTCGTCGGACGAGGTGTTGACCACGTTGACGACCAGCATCTCGGTGCCCTTGGTGATTTCGTTCTGCACCTGCTCGGACTGGGTGGTCTGGTTGTTGTTGCCGTCCTGATCGGAGTGCTTGATGCCCATTTCGTCGAGCTTAGCGGAAAGCGCGCCGCGAACGGAAGCGATGTAAGTATCCGCGTAGTTGTAATACAGTACGCCGATCGACAGATCGTTTGCCGCGGGCTGGTCGCCGCCGGCTTCCGTGCCGCCGCCCTCAGCGGGCTTCTTGTCGCCGCCGCACGCGGTGAGCGTAAACAGCATCGTTGCCGTCAAACCGGCTGCCAGCCATCTTTTTGTGTTCATGTGATAACCCTCCTCAAAATTAACGGAATCTTCTCTTCTTCTCAAAGGCCTCTCGGGCTTTTCTGTGTTTTTATTATATCGGCCGGGCGGCAAAAAAGAAATGGAATCCTTTACTGAAAGGGTTAGAATTTTTACTGAAAACAAAAAGTCACCGGTTTATTCCTACACCACCTTTGGTTAAATCCTATATAAATGTTACTGATTTTCTGTAAAGCTGAACAAAAACTTCTGGTTTTCATCGGAATACATGCCTTCGCGGTCGATCGCGCGCACTTCGGTGTCAATCCGGTCGGCTGAAGGGATTTTACCGGAGGCGAGCAATCCGGCGTTTTCCACGCCGAGGTAACCGATGGCAAACGGGTTTTGTACGATTAGCACGTCGATCTCGCCGGTTTCCAGCATACCGACTGAAACAACGTTGTTATCGAACCCGACCGCGCGCACCGTGCCGCCCAGCCCCAGCTCGCCGATCGCGTGGCCGACGCCGAGCGTCGTCAGCTCGTTAAAGGTGACGACGGCGTTGATCTCCGGGTGGCGGGTCAACAGATCGCGGGTGGCCTTCTGGGCGGTCTCGGAATCCGAAGAGGTGTTGACCGTTTCGACGATCTCGGCGCGGCTGTCCTCCGCGATGGCGTCCTCAAAGCCCTGCTCGCGCTCCTGTCCGTTTTTGGTGTGCACGTCAAAGCCGATCACGCCGATGCGGAGCGTGTTCTCCTCCCCGCCGAGCACGGCCAATCCTGCTTCCCGGCCGGCGGCGTAGTTATCCGTGCCAATGCGCACCGCGACCTGATCGGAATCCACATCCGAATCGATCACAACGATCTTAACGCCCGCCGCCGCCGCGCGCTCCACGGCTTCCGCCGTACCGCTGAAGTCGATGGCGGAGAGCACGATCGCGTCCGCTCCGGCGGCGACCGCGTCGCCGATCATCCGGTTCTGGCCTTCGTAATCCTCTTCGCTGAGCGGGCCGTCAAACGAAAAGCCAAAGTTGTATTCGCTTGCGGCGGCGTTTGCCCCCGCTTTGACCGATTTCCAGAAAGAAGAACCGGTGGATTTGACGATAACCGCCACAAAGGGCTTTTGCGCCCCTACCCCCTGCCGCGGCGCGGCGCAGCCCGCATACAGCGCGAGCGATAGCAGCAGCATGGCGGCGCATAAGCGTTTCAGCCTAATCATGGTTCCTCCCTTCCTGTCTGCGGCAGACGGATCGTGACGCGCGTGCCCCTGTCTGGCTCGCTTTCGATTGAAAGGCCGTACGGCGCGCCGAAATAGATACGGATGCGGTCGGCCACGTTTTTGATGCCGATACCGCCCGGCTCGGATTGGTCATGCGACAAAATAGCGTGGCACTGCGCCTCATCCATGCCGATGCCGTTGTCCGTCACGGTGAGCACCACGTCCGCGCTGTCCGCTTTTGCGGAAATGACGATCTCGCCATCCTCGACCAGTTCGCCAAAGCCGTGCAGAATGGCGTTTTCAATGATGGGCTGTAGCGTAATCTTGCTGCACAGGCAATCAAGCACCGATTCGTCCACGTCAAACCGATAGGAAAACTGGTCTTTGTAGCGAAATTTCTGAATGATCAGATAGCTTTCGGCGTGCTCCAGCTCGCGGCGGATGGGAATTAGATCGGCCCCGCGCGAAATGCTGATGCGGAACAGACGCGCCAGCGCAGAGACCATCTGCACCGCCTCATCCGTGCGGCCCACCTCGCACATCCACTGGATGGAATCGAGCGTGTTGTACAAAAAGTGGGGGTTAATCTGCGCTTGCAGAGCCTTCAGCTCGGTCTTGCGCAGCGTTTCCTCCTCGCTCTTTACCTCGGCCATCAGGTTTTGAATGCGTACCACCATGTGCTCGAACGAGCCGGAAAGCACGTTAATCTCGTCCGTGCCGCTGACCGGCTGGTAAACAAACTGGGCCGCGTCCTGCTCAAAGCGGCGCATTTCATCCACAAGCCCGTGGATGGGGCGCGACACCAGCCGCGACACCAGCACGCTGATCGCGAGCAGAATCAGCAGCACAACCGGCACGACGGCCAGAATCCGGCCTAACGCCGCCTGCCTTGGCTGCGCGACCAGTTCGTCCAGATAGCTCACGCCCACGATGCGCCAATCCCCCTGCGGCAGGCTTTTGATCACGCGGATGAGCGAGCCGTCCGCGTGCACGCCGTCCGGCAAAGCGGCCAGCGGCAGGGTATCCTCGCTTTTGAGGCCCGAATAGATCAGCTGCTGCTGCGGGTGATAGACCAACCGCCCCGCGTTATCGATGATGAAGCTGTAGCCGCGCTGGCCGATGCCGACATCGTCCATATACCCGGCGATGGTGGAAAATTGCAGATCGACTGTGACATACGCGTTCACGCCGCCGTAGCGCGTCAGCTCCGCCGGGCGCGCTACCGATACCACCCACGGGTAGTAATCCATGTAAAGGCTCTGCACGTGCGGCGGCGTGATATAAACGCCGGTGGAGTCCGCCTCCATCCCGGTCAGGTCGAGCGAAGCGACCGACGCCTTGCGGCGGCGGTTATCCGCGTAGCAGGCGATGAGCGAGCCGTCCTGCCGGTAAACGCCGATGCTGGCCAGATCGTCTCGCATCTGCACCATGGTGGCAAAGGTCGCGCTGAGCGTTTCGGAATCATCACTGCTGTTCAGCTCGCCGATGATCCGGCGCAGCAGCTTATTCGTATCCGCCGTATAGTTGGCGATCGCGTTGGCCGCCTGCGTGACGGACTGCTCGGAGCCGGTCGCGGCGTTCGAGCGAAGCGCCGCCGTATATAGGGTAGTAAAAACGAAGATAGAAATCAGCGCGGTCACCGCCGCGACGCCGCTGACCAGCACCACCATCAAGCGAGAGAGCGACAGGGCCTTTTTCTGCTTCATCCCTGCCCGCCTTCCTCCGCGCCGCCTTGCCTGCGCAGGGTGATCGGGGAAATACCAAAGCGCTTTTTAAAGCAATAGCTGAAATAGTGCTGATCGGAATAACCGCAGCGCGACGCGATCTCCATCACCTTGAGCGAGGTGCAGGTGAGCAGCTCGCGCGCGGTATCCAACCGCTTGGCGGTAAGCAGGTTGATAAAGGTATCCCCCGCGTTCTTACGGATCAGCGCGGAAAGATAGTTGGGGCTGATATGCAGCTTTTCGCTGATGGTGCCGAGCGAGAGCGATTCGTCGCCGTAGCCGCTTTGAATCATGCCGATGGCCTGCTCGCACAGGACCTCGCCGCTTTCGCGGCACTGATCGGTAATCGCTTCTTTGGCGCGCAGACAAAAATCGGTCATCTTTTCCTTTAGCTCTCCGGGCGACCGGCACGAGAACGACAGCCCGGAAAGGGGCGAAGCGCTCCAAAGCGCGCCCGCCGCGTCCGGGTCGACCACCGCGCCGATCGAGCGGCACACAGCGGCCAGCAGCTGCACCATCATCAGGTCGATCTCCAGCGGGTCGTGCGCGCCGGTCTGGAAGCCGCCGAACAGCGTGTCGAGAAATCCGGTCAACTGGTCCGTGCTGCCGCCCTTGATCAGCCCTTCCAGCTGCGCCGCGGCCTCGGTAAAGTCCGAACGGATTGCGCGGGCGTGTTCCAGATCGGCGATATAGCGCGTTTCGCCCGCGCCTTCCTCCGACGTATAGTGCAGCGCGCCGACGGCTTCGCGGTAGGCCGCGTGGCAGCCGGAAAGCGAAGCGATCTCGCGGCTTACGCCGACCGTGCAGCGACCGCCAACCACGCGCTCCAAGCTCTGCGTGATCTCGCTAACCGCAATATGCAGGTACTTCCCGATATCGTGCGCCCCGGCGGCGACCAAGGTGAGCACCCGCCCGCCGATCAGACAGCTGGCCGAACGCAGGTATTTTTCCGTGATCGTTTCGACCGCGTGTACATGCGCGCGGTCGGTACAGACGCGGCCAAGGCCGTCCTCTATCTCGGTGGCCAAAACAACGAAATGAGGAGGTAACTCCTCATCCGTTATCAGGCCGCATTCTGCGGCCTGCCGCGCGAGGTCTTTTTCCGCCGCTTCCGGCGGCAGGGCGGTATCCGCGCCCAAAAGCAGCGGCATAAGAAAATCATGCGGATGCAGGCGCTCGGCGCGGCTCTGCGCCAGATCGGCCCAGTGCTTGTCCATTTTGGCGCAAATGGTTTTCAGTTCGCGCGCCAGTTCCTGCGAGGAAATGGGCTTTAGCAAATAGCTGATGATGTTGTATTCGA
Protein-coding regions in this window:
- a CDS encoding galactose ABC transporter substrate-binding protein; translated protein: MNTKRWLAAGLTATMLFTLTACGGDKKPAEGGGTEAGGDQPAANDLSIGVLYYNYADTYIASVRGALSAKLDEMGIKHSDQDGNNNQTTQSEQVQNEITKGTEMLVVNVVNTSSDDAATGIVDKAKAGDLPLLFFNREVSDDVIKSYDKSAFVGTNAPEAGHMQGEMIGDYLLADYEKYDLNGDGKISYVMFKGEQGNAEAEARTQYGVEDANKKLVEAGKPELEFYDANNSDKYLVDKNGSWSSAASQEYMTTILSEYNDQNNNMVELVICNNDGMAEGAVTALNTAGYNNGDAAKTIPVFGVDATDAAKALIADGKMAGTIKQDADGMAQCISDLVANVAAGKDLMDGIADKYTVDEGVNKIRIPYQIYLGE
- a CDS encoding substrate-binding domain-containing protein; the encoded protein is MIRLKRLCAAMLLLSLALYAGCAAPRQGVGAQKPFVAVIVKSTGSSFWKSVKAGANAAASEYNFGFSFDGPLSEEDYEGQNRMIGDAVAAGADAIVLSAIDFSGTAEAVERAAAAGVKIVVIDSDVDSDQVAVRIGTDNYAAGREAGLAVLGGEENTLRIGVIGFDVHTKNGQEREQGFEDAIAEDSRAEIVETVNTSSDSETAQKATRDLLTRHPEINAVVTFNELTTLGVGHAIGELGLGGTVRAVGFDNNVVSVGMLETGEIDVLIVQNPFAIGYLGVENAGLLASGKIPSADRIDTEVRAIDREGMYSDENQKFLFSFTENQ
- a CDS encoding sensor histidine kinase, whose translation is MKQKKALSLSRLMVVLVSGVAAVTALISIFVFTTLYTAALRSNAATGSEQSVTQAANAIANYTADTNKLLRRIIGELNSSDDSETLSATFATMVQMRDDLASIGVYRQDGSLIACYADNRRRKASVASLDLTGMEADSTGVYITPPHVQSLYMDYYPWVVSVARPAELTRYGGVNAYVTVDLQFSTIAGYMDDVGIGQRGYSFIIDNAGRLVYHPQQQLIYSGLKSEDTLPLAALPDGVHADGSLIRVIKSLPQGDWRIVGVSYLDELVAQPRQAALGRILAVVPVVLLILLAISVLVSRLVSRPIHGLVDEMRRFEQDAAQFVYQPVSGTDEINVLSGSFEHMVVRIQNLMAEVKSEEETLRKTELKALQAQINPHFLYNTLDSIQWMCEVGRTDEAVQMVSALARLFRISISRGADLIPIRRELEHAESYLIIQKFRYKDQFSYRFDVDESVLDCLCSKITLQPIIENAILHGFGELVEDGEIVISAKADSADVVLTVTDNGIGMDEAQCHAILSHDQSEPGGIGIKNVADRIRIYFGAPYGLSIESEPDRGTRVTIRLPQTGREEP
- a CDS encoding response regulator, with the translated sequence MYTVVVADDEAELRRSLIERTPWEECGFQVVGEAENGMDALEQVERLAPDLLLTDIRMPFLSGIALAREVREIRPAMHIAFLSGYDDFTYAQQAIEYNIISYLLKPISSQELARELKTICAKMDKHWADLAQSRAERLHPHDFLMPLLLGADTALPPEAAEKDLARQAAECGLITDEELPPHFVVLATEIEDGLGRVCTDRAHVHAVETITEKYLRSASCLIGGRVLTLVAAGAHDIGKYLHIAVSEITQSLERVVGGRCTVGVSREIASLSGCHAAYREAVGALHYTSEEGAGETRYIADLEHARAIRSDFTEAAAQLEGLIKGGSTDQLTGFLDTLFGGFQTGAHDPLEIDLMMVQLLAAVCRSIGAVVDPDAAGALWSASPLSGLSFSCRSPGELKEKMTDFCLRAKEAITDQCRESGEVLCEQAIGMIQSGYGDESLSLGTISEKLHISPNYLSALIRKNAGDTFINLLTAKRLDTARELLTCTSLKVMEIASRCGYSDQHYFSYCFKKRFGISPITLRRQGGAEEGGQG